The proteins below are encoded in one region of Pontibacter deserti:
- a CDS encoding RimK family protein, protein MRKIVVVDYPKDWETKIEDVEVVDAQTYLTDTTYTDIKNARIFNLCRSYKYQSAGYYVSLLAEARGHKPIPSVTTMQDLKTPTIARAITMEINDLVQKSLGKLKSKTFTLSIYFGQNVAEKYEKLCKQLHDLFQAPLLRAQFVYKDEWVLQSISPIPVTEVPENHKRYMVRFAKAYFARHRFAGARIARKVYDLAILVDPEEKAPPSNERAIQNFVEAAEQQGFYTELITKDDYRRLAEFDALFIRETTSVNHHTYKFARKAFADGLVVIDDPVSILRCTNKVYLAELLTKAKVPVPKTMIIHKDNREQVEAELGLPCVLKKPDSSFSQGVVKANNKQSLEKKLDEMLSDSELIIGQEFTPTDFDWRIGVLDKQPLYACKYFMAKDHWQIYNWNGKKKQDEEGDDEVVPFEQVPFHVLHTALKAANLIGDGLYGVDIKEIDGKAYVIEVNDNPSIDSGCEDKILKKELYAAIIKSIKRRIDNHKNFRTDE, encoded by the coding sequence ATGCGAAAAATAGTAGTTGTCGATTACCCAAAAGACTGGGAAACGAAGATAGAAGACGTAGAAGTTGTTGATGCCCAGACTTACCTGACAGATACTACTTATACAGATATAAAAAACGCCAGGATATTTAATCTATGCCGATCATATAAATACCAGAGTGCTGGCTACTATGTGTCGTTGCTGGCCGAGGCGCGTGGTCATAAACCTATACCAAGCGTAACTACCATGCAGGACCTTAAAACGCCAACTATAGCGCGAGCCATCACCATGGAAATAAACGACCTGGTACAGAAAAGCCTCGGCAAACTGAAGTCAAAAACATTTACGCTGAGTATATACTTCGGGCAGAACGTTGCTGAGAAGTATGAAAAGCTTTGCAAGCAACTGCATGATCTGTTTCAGGCTCCGCTTTTACGGGCTCAGTTTGTTTATAAGGATGAATGGGTACTGCAAAGTATATCGCCTATACCGGTAACTGAAGTGCCCGAAAACCATAAGCGATACATGGTACGTTTTGCGAAAGCATACTTTGCCAGACATCGTTTTGCAGGCGCACGAATTGCCCGTAAAGTATACGACCTGGCTATACTTGTTGATCCCGAAGAAAAAGCTCCGCCATCTAATGAACGCGCCATTCAGAATTTCGTAGAAGCGGCAGAGCAACAAGGTTTTTACACCGAACTTATCACCAAAGACGATTACCGCCGACTGGCTGAGTTTGATGCCCTGTTCATCAGAGAAACTACTTCCGTAAATCACCACACGTATAAGTTTGCCCGTAAAGCGTTTGCTGACGGGCTGGTGGTAATAGACGATCCGGTTTCCATACTGAGGTGTACCAACAAAGTATACCTGGCTGAACTGCTTACCAAAGCGAAAGTACCTGTTCCGAAAACCATGATTATCCATAAAGATAACCGGGAGCAGGTAGAGGCTGAGCTAGGTTTACCCTGTGTATTAAAGAAACCGGACAGTTCCTTCTCGCAAGGCGTGGTAAAGGCCAACAACAAACAAAGCCTGGAAAAGAAACTGGATGAGATGTTGTCTGATTCAGAATTGATTATAGGCCAAGAATTTACACCAACAGATTTTGACTGGCGGATTGGGGTACTGGACAAACAGCCGCTTTATGCCTGCAAATATTTTATGGCAAAAGATCATTGGCAGATCTATAACTGGAATGGCAAAAAGAAACAGGACGAAGAAGGAGATGATGAAGTAGTGCCATTTGAGCAAGTACCATTTCATGTGCTACATACGGCACTAAAAGCTGCCAACCTGATAGGCGATGGCCTGTATGGGGTTGATATTAAAGAAATAGACGGAAAAGCTTACGTAATAGAAGTAAACGATAACCCAAGTATAGACTCGGGCTGTGAAGATAAAATACTGAAAAAAGAACTATATGCTGCTATCATCAAATCCATTAAACGACGTATTGACAACCATAAAAACTTCAGAACCGATGAGTAG
- a CDS encoding MCP four helix bundle domain-containing protein, with protein sequence MSTKNQTMRWSFSFKQRHKVAVAFLSMFVIIVFANWFVSYSMEQVGRKFQSVYQDRLIPSLDISEILERYYQNRMLLEEHILADNIYSQDSLHQHINANTKAIEALMEKYETTYLVDQEQKNLTAYKSQFTKLVQVQNSILQLSTNGNKGLARKLYLTNGYTAFQNLLEPLHALIRVQGDVGQELYQSADRSVKMLKVLSYLVIGLAVIVALIVGTLLQTSRKLNNIKPQKFHLN encoded by the coding sequence GTGAGCACCAAGAACCAGACCATGAGATGGAGTTTCAGTTTTAAGCAGCGCCATAAAGTAGCGGTTGCTTTTTTATCGATGTTTGTGATTATAGTTTTCGCGAACTGGTTTGTGAGCTATAGTATGGAGCAGGTAGGCCGCAAATTTCAGTCGGTGTACCAGGACAGGTTGATACCATCGCTTGACATTTCGGAAATACTGGAGCGGTACTACCAGAACCGTATGTTACTGGAGGAACATATTCTGGCTGATAATATCTACAGTCAGGACAGTTTACATCAACATATAAATGCCAATACCAAGGCCATTGAAGCACTGATGGAGAAGTATGAAACCACTTACCTTGTTGATCAGGAGCAAAAAAACTTGACTGCCTATAAATCCCAATTCACAAAGCTGGTACAGGTACAGAACAGTATATTGCAGTTGAGTACAAATGGGAATAAAGGGCTTGCCAGGAAATTATACTTAACAAACGGCTACACTGCATTTCAGAATTTACTAGAGCCGCTGCACGCACTCATCCGCGTGCAGGGCGATGTTGGGCAGGAGCTTTACCAGTCGGCTGACAGAAGTGTAAAAATGCTGAAGGTGCTCTCCTACCTTGTAATTGGCTTAGCCGTTATAGTTGCGCTTATAGTAGGTACGCTCCTGCAAACGTCGCGTAAACTAAATAATATTAAGCCCCAGAAATTCCACCTGAACTAA
- a CDS encoding N-formylglutamate amidohydrolase — MLKLLLTCEHGGNRIPEVYTSFFEGKEQLLASHKGIDIGALELFRTLEPLADKSFFSETSRLLVELNRSLNHAKLFSDITRELDDTIKSAILKEHYFPYREEVEHLIHDFVMAGRQVLHVAVHTFTPELDGQVRDADIGLLYDPKRKLEQTFSRTWKQQLQKQSSELQVRFNYPYLGIADGFPTYLRRKFTEEQYIGIELEVNQKFKLNQPEVWEEVKQAIYTSLQATLKQFRPELSEEEEI, encoded by the coding sequence ATGCTAAAATTATTGCTGACCTGCGAACACGGAGGTAACCGGATACCGGAAGTTTATACTTCTTTTTTTGAGGGAAAAGAACAGTTGTTGGCGTCGCATAAGGGTATTGATATTGGTGCACTGGAATTATTCAGAACACTTGAGCCCTTAGCAGATAAATCTTTTTTTTCTGAAACATCCAGGTTACTTGTAGAGCTTAACCGCTCCCTGAACCATGCAAAATTATTCTCTGATATAACCCGGGAACTGGATGATACCATAAAATCAGCTATCCTGAAAGAACATTATTTCCCTTATCGTGAGGAAGTAGAGCACCTGATCCATGATTTTGTAATGGCTGGAAGGCAAGTACTGCATGTAGCAGTGCATACCTTTACTCCCGAACTGGACGGACAAGTTCGTGATGCCGATATTGGCTTGCTTTATGACCCTAAACGCAAGCTGGAGCAAACCTTTAGCCGCACCTGGAAACAGCAGCTTCAAAAGCAAAGCAGCGAATTACAGGTGCGGTTCAATTATCCATACTTAGGCATTGCGGATGGTTTCCCGACTTATCTGCGACGAAAGTTTACCGAAGAACAATACATTGGAATTGAACTGGAAGTAAACCAGAAGTTTAAGTTAAATCAGCCTGAAGTATGGGAAGAAGTAAAGCAGGCTATTTATACTTCTCTGCAGGCTACTTTAAAACAGTTCAGACCAGAGCTTTCTGAAGAAGAGGAGATTTGA
- a CDS encoding M20 family metallo-hydrolase, translated as MTEKELYPQALQLLQELISIPSFSREEDKTADTIYTFLEQHGVKAERQGNNVWARNQHFKPELPTILLNSHHDTVKPNAGYTIDPFTPSIKDSKLYGLGSNDAGGCLVSLIATFLYFYPQQNLKYNFILAATAEEEISGTNGLESILPQLGEIDFAIVGEPTQMHLAVAEKGLLVLDCVAHGKAGHAAREEGVNAIYEALFDIEWFRNYKFEKVSETLGPIKMSVTVLQAGSQHNVVPDTCKFTVDVRVTDAYSLEEVLDTVKQHVKATVTSRSVRLQPSGIPLTHPIVQAGIKLGRNTYGSPTTSDQALLRVPSVKLGPGDSARSHTADEYIELQELEEGIPLYIQMLEKVVL; from the coding sequence ATGACTGAAAAAGAGCTATACCCACAGGCGCTGCAGCTGTTGCAGGAACTGATTAGCATTCCTTCATTTAGTCGCGAAGAAGATAAAACTGCTGACACCATTTATACTTTCCTGGAGCAACACGGCGTAAAGGCAGAGCGACAGGGAAACAATGTGTGGGCTCGTAACCAGCACTTCAAACCGGAACTGCCAACTATACTGCTTAACTCGCACCATGATACTGTAAAACCAAACGCCGGTTATACTATAGATCCGTTCACGCCATCTATAAAAGACAGCAAACTATACGGGCTGGGCAGTAACGATGCTGGTGGTTGCCTGGTGTCCCTGATCGCTACGTTTTTATACTTTTATCCGCAGCAAAACCTGAAGTATAACTTTATACTAGCAGCCACCGCCGAAGAAGAAATTTCCGGGACAAACGGACTGGAATCAATACTTCCGCAACTCGGTGAAATAGACTTTGCTATAGTTGGCGAACCTACGCAAATGCACCTGGCCGTTGCCGAAAAAGGACTGCTGGTACTGGACTGTGTTGCCCACGGAAAAGCCGGACACGCTGCCCGTGAAGAAGGAGTCAATGCCATTTACGAAGCCCTGTTTGATATCGAGTGGTTCCGCAACTATAAATTTGAGAAAGTCTCGGAAACGCTTGGACCGATAAAGATGAGCGTAACAGTGTTGCAGGCTGGTTCGCAGCATAACGTGGTGCCGGATACCTGCAAGTTTACCGTAGATGTGCGTGTTACAGACGCTTATAGTTTGGAAGAAGTCTTGGATACTGTAAAGCAGCATGTAAAAGCGACCGTTACGTCGCGCTCCGTTCGTTTGCAGCCATCAGGTATTCCGCTTACACATCCTATAGTTCAGGCTGGTATAAAACTTGGTCGCAATACTTACGGTTCACCCACTACTTCTGACCAGGCGTTGCTTCGTGTGCCATCTGTAAAACTTGGTCCCGGCGACTCCGCTCGCTCACACACTGCCGACGAGTACATTGAACTACAGGAACTAGAAGAAGGTATCCCACTCTATATTCAGATGCTTGAAAAAGTAGTTTTATAG
- a CDS encoding carboxylate-amine ligase — protein sequence MSSQPKRILHLFEGFGVELEYMIVSRKDLHVLPITDKLIYDEVGQYISDVKFGEIAWSNELVLHVVELKTQGPVKSLEGLHLKFQEHVQKINQMLEKHDAMLLPTGAHPLMNPDTDTQLWPHEHNAVYEAYNRIFDCKGHGWANLQSTHLNLPFANDEEFARLHAAIRMLLPILPALSASSPILDGKVTGMFDSRLEVYRHNQGKIPSITGKVIPEPVFSKADYEEQILNKMYADVAPHDPEGTLQEEFLNSRGAIARFERNTIEIRLLDIQESPVADLAIVQATVAVLQALIGERWVALQELKTFDEHRLSRILVQVISNGQETILTDLEFLRCFGFECTDNCTAGELWRHLVKECIVLEEQPEVQHALNVILSRGNLAKRILDATQLNPDNSTIAKVYTQLAKCLQKGGVYLPEKPC from the coding sequence ATGAGTAGCCAACCCAAACGCATCCTGCACCTCTTCGAAGGCTTTGGCGTGGAGCTGGAATATATGATCGTGAGCAGGAAAGACCTGCATGTACTGCCTATTACTGATAAACTGATTTATGATGAAGTAGGGCAATACATTTCTGATGTGAAGTTTGGTGAAATAGCCTGGTCTAATGAACTGGTACTGCATGTAGTGGAACTGAAAACACAGGGGCCGGTAAAGTCGCTGGAAGGGTTACATCTTAAGTTTCAGGAGCATGTGCAGAAGATAAACCAAATGCTGGAAAAGCACGATGCCATGCTGTTGCCAACAGGTGCACACCCTCTCATGAACCCGGACACTGATACGCAACTATGGCCACACGAGCATAATGCAGTGTACGAAGCTTATAACCGTATCTTCGATTGCAAAGGCCACGGTTGGGCAAACCTGCAGAGTACACACCTGAACCTGCCTTTCGCTAACGATGAAGAGTTTGCCAGATTGCACGCTGCTATTCGTATGCTCTTGCCTATACTTCCGGCTTTAAGTGCATCATCTCCTATACTTGATGGCAAGGTTACCGGCATGTTTGATTCACGTTTGGAAGTATACCGCCACAACCAAGGCAAAATTCCAAGCATTACAGGTAAAGTAATACCGGAACCAGTATTCAGTAAAGCAGATTATGAAGAGCAGATCTTGAATAAAATGTATGCTGATGTGGCCCCGCATGACCCTGAGGGAACGCTGCAGGAAGAATTTCTAAATTCGCGTGGCGCTATTGCCCGCTTTGAGCGCAATACCATAGAGATCCGCTTATTGGATATACAGGAAAGCCCGGTTGCTGACCTGGCTATAGTTCAGGCAACGGTAGCTGTTCTACAGGCATTGATAGGGGAGCGATGGGTGGCTTTACAGGAGCTTAAAACGTTTGACGAACACAGGCTTTCCAGAATATTAGTACAGGTCATTTCTAATGGCCAGGAAACTATACTTACTGATCTGGAATTTCTGCGATGTTTTGGATTTGAGTGTACTGATAACTGTACAGCCGGAGAACTATGGCGACACCTGGTCAAAGAATGCATCGTGTTGGAAGAACAACCTGAAGTGCAACATGCGCTTAATGTGATACTTTCGCGTGGAAACTTGGCCAAACGAATTTTAGATGCTACTCAATTAAACCCTGACAATTCAACTATCGCAAAAGTATATACACAGTTGGCGAAATGCCTGCAGAAAGGTGGCGTGTACTTACCTGAAAAACCATGCTAA
- the argH gene encoding argininosuccinate lyase, whose protein sequence is MKLWQKDIQVQEEIERFTVGNDREMDLELAPFDILGSLAHTRMLNQVGLLEQKDLAAVQRELKQLYAEVAQGNFLIEDGVEDVHSQVELLLTKRIGEAGKKIHSGRSRNDQVLLDLKLYMRHQLRQVVEATETLFHTLQNLSEQHKDKLLPGYTHLQVAMPSSFGLWFGAYAESLIDDLLVVQAAYRISNKNPLGSAAGYGSSFPLNRQLTTDLLGFESLNYNVVYAQMGRGKTERVVATALTTIAATIGRMAMDLCLYMSQNFAFVSLPDELTTGSSIMPHKKNPDVFELIRGKCNKLQGLPNEIALQTANLPSGYHRDMQLLKESLFPAFGTLLDCLQMANYMLPKLIVKDNIMQDEKYKYAFSVEVVNNEVLQGVPFRDAYKKVGSAIANGTFEAPTQVHHTHEGSIGNLCTEQIAVQMQQVLQAFDFTKVDAAVNALLAE, encoded by the coding sequence ATGAAACTCTGGCAGAAAGATATACAGGTACAGGAAGAAATAGAACGTTTTACGGTTGGCAACGACCGCGAAATGGACCTGGAACTGGCACCGTTTGATATACTTGGCTCGCTGGCGCACACGCGTATGCTGAACCAGGTTGGTCTGTTGGAGCAGAAAGATCTTGCTGCCGTACAACGCGAGCTGAAACAACTCTACGCCGAAGTAGCACAAGGTAATTTTTTGATTGAAGATGGCGTGGAAGATGTGCACTCACAGGTAGAGTTGCTACTGACGAAACGCATTGGCGAAGCCGGTAAAAAGATACACAGTGGCCGCTCCCGCAACGACCAGGTTTTGCTTGACCTCAAACTATACATGCGCCACCAGTTGCGCCAGGTGGTTGAAGCCACTGAGACTTTGTTTCATACTTTACAGAACCTCAGCGAGCAGCACAAAGACAAACTGTTGCCGGGTTACACGCACCTGCAGGTTGCTATGCCATCATCTTTTGGTTTATGGTTTGGCGCTTATGCCGAGAGTTTAATTGATGATTTGCTGGTTGTCCAAGCTGCTTACCGCATCAGCAATAAAAACCCGCTTGGCTCGGCAGCCGGTTATGGTTCGTCTTTCCCGCTTAACCGCCAGCTAACTACTGATCTGCTGGGTTTCGAGAGCCTGAACTATAACGTGGTTTATGCGCAGATGGGACGAGGCAAAACTGAACGTGTAGTAGCTACTGCACTGACAACTATAGCCGCAACTATAGGTCGTATGGCCATGGACTTATGCCTCTACATGAGCCAGAACTTTGCCTTTGTAAGCTTGCCTGATGAACTGACTACAGGCTCCAGCATCATGCCACACAAAAAGAACCCGGATGTGTTCGAGCTGATCCGTGGCAAGTGTAACAAACTCCAAGGACTACCAAACGAAATCGCCCTGCAAACAGCTAACCTGCCATCAGGTTATCACCGTGATATGCAGCTTCTGAAAGAGAGCCTTTTCCCGGCTTTTGGTACACTGCTCGACTGCCTGCAGATGGCGAACTACATGCTGCCAAAGCTTATTGTTAAAGACAACATCATGCAGGACGAAAAGTATAAATATGCCTTTAGCGTGGAGGTGGTAAACAACGAAGTGCTGCAGGGTGTGCCTTTCCGGGATGCATATAAAAAGGTAGGATCTGCCATAGCCAATGGTACTTTCGAAGCGCCAACACAAGTGCACCACACCCACGAAGGTAGTATAGGCAACCTGTGCACCGAGCAAATTGCAGTGCAGATGCAGCAGGTGTTACAGGCCTTTGATTTTACGAAAGTTGATGCCGCTGTAAATGCACTATTGGCAGAGTAG
- a CDS encoding cysteine peptidase family C39 domain-containing protein: protein MIPIKIHTQPDDSTCGPTSLHAVYKYFKDPIPLSEVIKEVPYLDEGGTLEVLLACHALQRGYKATIFTYNLNVFDPTWFGLSNDELISKLEEQLEIKTGKKLKRASKAYIEFLKLGGTLRCEDLTISLLRTFFDNGIPMLTGLSATYLYRSAREFADEAGNSVYDDVRGYPMGHFVVLCGFTDDLQHVVVADPYPENPYFNNNYYEVGLSHLLSSIMLGMSTFDANLLAIEPKEPLTE from the coding sequence GTGATCCCGATAAAGATACATACCCAACCCGACGATTCAACCTGTGGCCCTACCAGCCTGCATGCCGTCTATAAGTATTTTAAAGATCCTATTCCGCTTAGCGAGGTGATAAAGGAGGTGCCGTACCTGGATGAAGGAGGTACCCTGGAAGTTTTGCTAGCCTGCCATGCATTGCAACGTGGATATAAGGCAACAATATTTACTTATAACCTTAATGTTTTTGATCCAACCTGGTTTGGGCTCTCAAATGATGAGCTTATTTCTAAACTGGAGGAACAACTGGAGATAAAAACAGGTAAAAAACTTAAAAGGGCTTCTAAAGCTTACATTGAATTTCTGAAGCTTGGCGGAACACTCCGCTGCGAAGATCTTACTATATCTTTATTAAGAACCTTTTTTGATAATGGTATTCCGATGCTAACGGGTTTAAGTGCAACATACCTGTACCGGAGTGCCCGCGAATTTGCCGATGAAGCTGGCAATTCTGTTTATGATGATGTTCGTGGTTACCCGATGGGTCATTTCGTGGTGCTTTGTGGCTTTACCGATGATCTGCAACATGTAGTGGTAGCCGACCCTTACCCTGAGAACCCATACTTTAACAATAATTATTACGAAGTCGGACTTTCGCATTTGCTCAGTTCCATCATGCTGGGCATGTCAACCTTCGATGCAAACCTGCTGGCCATTGAGCCAAAAGAACCCTTAACTGAATAA